CGAGCCTATCAGCGTGCCTCGAAGGCCGATGCGACGGTTCGCGCCTACACGACCGACGCCAAGGTCTTTCAGGCTTGGTGCAGCCGCCATGGGTTCGAGGCCGTGCCGGCGAGCCCCGAAGCGGTGGCCGGGTTCATCGTCTCGGAAGCGGAGGCGGGCCGAGCCGCCTCGACCATCGATCGGCGGATCGCCGCCATCAAGTATGCGCATAAGCTGTCGAAGGCGCTGGACCCCACCGACGACGAAGCGGTGAGGGCGGTCCTGAAGGGCGTCCGTCGCCGGATCGGCACAGCGCCGACCCAGAAGGCCGCCGCCACGGTCGACATCGTCCAACTCCTCCTGGCTCACACGCCGCAGACCCTCACCGGCAAGCGCGACAGAGCCTTGTTGGCCTTGGGCTTCGCCGGAGCCTTGCGCCGGAGCGAGTTGGTCGCCCTCGACGTCGAGGACTTGGTCGAGCATCCCGAAGGCCTGCGGGTTCGGATCCGGAAGGCCAAGACCGACCAAGAGGGCAGGGGCGCCGAGGTCGCGATCCCGCACGGCCGCTATGTCCGGCCGGTGGCGTTGGTCCGGGAATGGCTTGATGCCGCCGGCATCATGGAAGGTCCGGTATTCCGTCCCGTCTCGCGGTCGGGCCGAGTTAGGGGTGCGCAAGTTGCGCACCCTTCCACTGGCTCAAAGGGTGGAGAAATTCCCCAGCCTCAGAAGAGCACGGCGAAGGGTGGCCAAGTTGGCCACCCTCGGCTCACAGACCGATCCGTCGCCAACATTCTGCAGGCCTACTGCACAGCCGCCGGCCTCGATGCCTCAGCCTTCGGGGCTCATTCCCTGCGGGCTGGCTACATCACCAGCGCGGCCGAGCGTGGGGCTGACCTCGCCCGGATCATGGACCAATCTCGTCACCGGGATCCCAAGACGGTCGTCGGCTACATCCGGCGGGCGAACGCCTTCAAGGATCACTCAGGGAGCGGGTTTTTGTAAATTGCGACACCTGACGTCGACCCCCTTTAACCTAGACTGTTGTGCTCGTGGCGATACTCGACCGATATTGTCTTGAGAACGCCCCTGTCCGTGTGGCTAGGCGGCAAATCCGCGAGGCCGCCATGGCGCTGACGGGACGGTTCTGGTTCAAACGAACATGGAGGGGGAAGCTCATCCTCCTCGTCGAGGATGAGAGGCGTCGTTGGTTCAGCCGTCGCGGTGCGACGAAGCTGCGCTGGCGCGATGCAACGCTCCTTGATCTCGCAGAACCGGAGCTGCAGGCGTTGGTAAACTTGGAACGCACGCGTCGTGCAGAGCATACTGCTAGCTCGCTGCGACGCCTGCGCGCGCTCTCATAACTGAGAGGAGACGACGCCTAGCGGCCCATTCGCGATGGATCGTAGCGGCACAATCTTCACAATCGACGGAACGCTGTCGCATGCCGTCTCATCGGACTAGCTGCGGTAGCGGTTCCATTCGGACGGCTGACGAAGGACGCGCCGGCCGCGCGTGAACGGGGGGAACACGGTGACCGGCGCGCTCGCAAGCGGGAGTGTAAGGGCACTCAACCGCCGCCATGGGTACGGATATGGGGATCGCCGGACGGAACGGGCAGTCCCCTTCGCTTGACCTCAGTCCTCAGCCGCCTCTTTGGCCTTCCGCGGCCGACCCGGGGCGCGCTTGGGCTTCTCGGAGGCAGTCTCCGCCTGCTCATCCGTCTTCGGAGCACCCTTCTTTCGCTGTTGGCCGAGGCCGAGCGAGCGGGCAAGAGCCGAACGCTGCTCGGAGTAGCTGGCGGCCGTGGAGGGGTAGTCGCGCGGCAGGCCGTAGCGCTCCCGGTACTGCTCGATCGACATGCCGCTCTTGCTGAGGTGCCGCTTCAGCGTCTTGTACGGCTTGCCGTCGACGAAGCTGATCAGCGCGTCGGGGGTGATCGACTTCCGGATCTGGGAAGGCGTCGGCTTGTCGACCGTCGGGGCCTCGGGTGTGCTGCCCTGACTGAGCCCCGCTAGCGTACTATGAATGCTGGCAAGCAGGTCCGGTAGATCACTGGGCCGGACCGAATTTTTCGACACGTAAGCCGAGACGATGTCGGCCGTCAGTTCCATGAAGTCGACGGGCTGGGCGTCGATCGTCTCTGCGTTTTCGTCCACGGTGCACCTGATTTTAGAAAGGCCGCACTCTGTACTTTCGGATGCGATAAGGCAATTCGGAGCGGAGGTTGTTTTGTGTTTCTGTAGCCACTTTCGGCTGAACGGCGCAGGCTTATCAACCTGCAAGCGCGGATAAGTTCATCACGGAGAACGGCGCTTCCGCCTGCAGGCAATCAAACTGGCTTGAGGATGCCAGTGCCCCCGTAGCAGTTCGTTAACCATACCGCCGGCACCTTGCTCACGGTCAGCCTGCAGGTATCGCCGTGAACCGAGCCTTCCCTGTAAGCGCCGAGGATCCCGCCGGCGATTGCCCGGTACCGATCGATACGCTCAGTCGGCTCTATCGGGCCGAGCCAGAGGCGCTACCCAATCAGCTCGAAGCCATTCCTGAGGCGACACGAGCGCGACTTGCCATCTACCTCTATGGGCGCAGCCACACACGCCAGCTCGGGGTGCAAATTGCAGCGACCTGCGAGGGCGCCAGCCTAAGGCGCGTCGCGGGTTTCGCCGGGAATGCCCTCCACGATCTCTAGCGGCAAAACCCGAGTGCGTGGGTGGATGCCAGTCCGTCGACCGGCGGCAAGCGAGGGGTCAGCCTTGCGGGGTCACGAGCCGCGGCGACGCGCTGACGCTTAAGCTGAACACGCTGCCGCTCTACTGCGCCGCCTTCTGCCGCTGCTGCGCCTGCCAATCGGCGCTGAAGTCCTCGATTTGACCGGCCAGGTTCTTGTCGACCGGCTCCAAAATGATGGCCGAGCGCGGGGCCGACCTCGCCTGCATCATGGATCAGTTCGGCCAACGGGATCCCAAGACGGTTGTCAGCTACAAACGGCGGGCCAGCGCTTTCAGCGATCACAGCGAGAGCGGGTTCCTGTGAGCCCCACCTCACAAAGCCGCGCGTATGCTACGGCCTTGGGGAATATCTCATCGGGATGGTGAGCGACAATGATGTCTGTGTGACGTCCGCGGGGAAGGGTATTAGTATCGTCCCCGGGTAGAGCGTCGACAGGGCCGCAACATCAACGTCTTGCTTTCCTGATGTTGTCGCCACGCGCGTATCAGACACTTGGCCTGATCTATCAATCTTAAACGACACAATGGCCACTCCGCCATTTCGAGGCATCGGGGTGACCTGGTTCATCCTTGTCTTGATGAGGCTGCTAAGTTCCTTGGTGTAGTTCCCAAGGGCATTACTCGGCACCTGCGTGCTACCGACAAATGTTTCACCGCTCGGCTTGTCGGCGTTCAGGGCGTAGACGACCAGCCCGACAGGGATGCACAGGAGCAGACCGATAAGAACCAAGCTTTTGTCGATGGGCTTGCGTGGGAGAACGACGGGTAACGGCTCCGCCGGGGGCGGTGCTGTCGTAGCCGGGGAGGGCAGCTCTGCTACGGCGAACTCGTGATTGCAGAACCGGCAGATCAGGGCTTGAGCCTTCACCTCCTCTGCGCACCGCGGGCAGACCTTCATCGCACTGGGTCGCCTTGCGACGGCGAGACTGCCGCTTGCGCCGTTGGCTTGAGAGAGCAACGGGTTGGTGAAAGCCCACACGAAGGCCGCTATCCAGCCCAGAAAGGTCCAGCCGAGGAACAAGTTTAGCCAGAATATTGCCACCCGCTGATTATGCCTGCGAGCCGAGGCGACAACCGCTGGCAAGAAGTAAAGCAGGAGTACGACAATAACGAGCGTCACGGCCCCGTCAGATAGGGTGCTGTCGTCGGCTGCGCTGGCTGACGATATGCTGACGGCCGCCCAAGCAAGACTTGTTGGCCGAGGAAGCTCGCCGCGCGCCGGAGTACCAAGGGAACGGTCAATGCGCTCATGGGCGTCTAATATGCCGATCTCTTGGCCTTTGTCCTGCGCGGCGTAAAATGGGCCAGTCGCGACAGCGGCCGCCTGAGGGAAGTGGAATGCTCACCAAGCCGCCGCTGTACGGCGACCTCATTGAGCGTCACGGGTTGAGCGTGATCGCAGAAGGTGGGGACCTAGTCCTTACCCCTGACGGAGATATCGCTATCACGAAAAGCGGCGGCGCTCTGTTCGGTTCGGTCGCTCACAACGCCATGTTCCGACTGACGGAGGCGTGGCGGCTCAATAGCCCGTCGTTGCGCCTGATGTACGAGGCCGTCCGCGAACTGCGCGGGCAGCACACCGCTTTGGAAGACGAGGTCGAGATGGCGGCGACCGTTTTCGGGTTCTCAGGGCCGGAACCGTTCTCAGCCGAGGTGTCTGCCTTTCACACCGCGAATGACGCGTTCGGTGCTGCGTTGCTCGGGCGAGGAGCGCTCGCCGGCAGCCTTATGGTCGTGACCTCATCTCTCCTTAGTCGCTTCAAAAGCGACGTGGAGCCGACTGCAGCCGAGTGGAAGGATACGGGCCCCTTCGAGAACGGCGTCTCGGTCGGCCGGCTGATCATCGCGGCCGCCAACGGCTTCCGTCATCACGACGAATGGATTGAAACTCGGGTTGCCGGCGCCTTCACCGCCAATCAGCGACGATCCATCGACCCTCTGGTTCAAGCCCTCAACCTAGTAGGCCCTGATGACCTGTTCGACGATGTGAACGCCTGCGAGCGAGTTATCGTCTTGCTGGGAGATCAGGGCTTCGAGCAGTTCGAGGGGGCGGTGCTCAAGTACGCGAACGCCGTGGCGGCTCTAGTCGAGGCCCGAAGCCCACCGCCACTGTAGGACACGGATCAGCCCGCCCGTGAGCACGGCCCTCAACGCTCAGAGCAAAAAATCGTAGACGGCTTCGGGCAGCCGGTCGTCCGGTGACAAGAACGAATGGTGCTGGACCGCTTCAGGCATCTCGTAGAACAGCGCCTCAACCACACCGCCGAACGTCGGCCCGTCGCAATCCGGAGCCGCCCCTTTGAGGGCGAACAGGCGTACCATGGCGTCCCGCCACCGGGCGTTCATGTCCTCGGAAGACGGGCTTCCCGAACCCGCGCCAAGCGCCGTCCTGAAGACTTGAGGGCTATCGTAGCCGAGGCCACGCGCCATCCCGGTGGCGATGCTGTCGCTCCCGGTAAGGCCGCCGAGGTGGTAGGCCACCAGGACATCGAGCAGCTTGGCGACCGGGTGTAGGGGCCGCGGCGCCGTGCTCGACACGCCCAGGGCCTCCAGCTTCTCCAACCGCTGGCGTAGGCTGGTGACGTTCATGACGGTCACTCCCACGGCGCCGGAGCGCCCTTCAGCATCGCGTCGTAGTCGGACGCGAGTTGATGGACGGTCGCGGTCGCAAAGTATGCCTCGGCCTCCGGTGAACACGGATCGTCCTCGCGCAACGTCGCCTCGTACTGGCGGGCGGCTTCCTCACGCCCCTCGGGCGTGAGCCAGATGGGTGCGGCAGCGCGGGTGGCCTCCAGGCGGGCGAGGCGGGTCAGTAGGTTCGGGGTCATGCGGGCGTCCTCGTCGGCTCGTCCCGCACGCCGTAGAACGTCAGTGCGCGGGCAAGGGTGTCGCTGTCGTCCGTCTCGGGCCAGTTCGGGTTATGCGACTTCGCTGCACCCCACTCGTCGAGGGCCGCGCAGAGAACCCGAAATCCGCGCTGGCTGTGATCGGGGAAGCCGTCCGCCTCGTACCGCTGGCACAAGGACGCGTGCGCCTGCTCGATCCGCCGACCCCATTCCTCGGGGTTCGCCTCGGCCTGGGCTTCCATGTCGTCGTGGTCGGTATACCCAAGCCCGCGAGCGAAGCCGTCGCTGAAGGTGTCCTCCAGATACGGCGGGACCGACTGCCGGGGACGAGGATACCCGCCGAGGGCGATAGCGACTGCGCGCAGCCAGATCCGCACCAGTTCACGGGACGGCCCATCTTGGCTGGATCTCGACACGAAGGAGGCTTCGAGACGGGCGAGCCGTTCCGCGAGCTTCGAGATCATCGGGCACCTCGGGGGCTGTCCAGGTTGAACGTGAAGGGTGCGCTACGGCTCGGCCACTTCCCTGCTGCCGGGAGAGCGTCCCGTTCTGCCTCCGTGAGGAGATCGGAGGACAAGTCCTGCGGCGGCTCGCCCGTGGCCAGCAAGCGGGCGCCGACGTTCATCACGAACACGTCGTCACCCTCATGGATGGCGTGGCCCCGATCCTTCAGGAAGGTCACGATGTCGCCGACCGGCATCCCGCTCGGAGCCTCCACCTGGAAGACCAGTTGCTTGCCGATCGTCGGGGGCGCCGTGGCGGCCTCCAGCCGCGTCAGTCTATCCATGAGCTTCGGGATCATCGCTTGCCTCCTGCAGCATGCTCCAGCGCGCTCAGGCGCGTCGCGAGATCCACGGCCTCGATCGCCTTCGTGTGGGCGTCCACGAGCTTCGAGAGTTCGGCGGCCTCGGACGGGGTGATCTCGCCATCCGCCACACCGTGGAGGAGCGCCTTGGTCGCCTTGGTCAGGTCGGCCGCAGTCTCGATCTCCGGCAGG
The DNA window shown above is from Methylobacterium sp. WL1 and carries:
- a CDS encoding tyrosine-type recombinase/integrase; translation: MTDDAPNTLPAELPAYSGGLPAEAMALVRAYQRASKADATVRAYTTDAKVFQAWCSRHGFEAVPASPEAVAGFIVSEAEAGRAASTIDRRIAAIKYAHKLSKALDPTDDEAVRAVLKGVRRRIGTAPTQKAAATVDIVQLLLAHTPQTLTGKRDRALLALGFAGALRRSELVALDVEDLVEHPEGLRVRIRKAKTDQEGRGAEVAIPHGRYVRPVALVREWLDAAGIMEGPVFRPVSRSGRVRGAQVAHPSTGSKGGEIPQPQKSTAKGGQVGHPRLTDRSVANILQAYCTAAGLDASAFGAHSLRAGYITSAAERGADLARIMDQSRHRDPKTVVGYIRRANAFKDHSGSGFL
- a CDS encoding MucR family transcriptional regulator; protein product: MELTADIVSAYVSKNSVRPSDLPDLLASIHSTLAGLSQGSTPEAPTVDKPTPSQIRKSITPDALISFVDGKPYKTLKRHLSKSGMSIEQYRERYGLPRDYPSTAASYSEQRSALARSLGLGQQRKKGAPKTDEQAETASEKPKRAPGRPRKAKEAAED
- a CDS encoding TonB family protein, which gives rise to MTLVIVVLLLYFLPAVVASARRHNQRVAIFWLNLFLGWTFLGWIAAFVWAFTNPLLSQANGASGSLAVARRPSAMKVCPRCAEEVKAQALICRFCNHEFAVAELPSPATTAPPPAEPLPVVLPRKPIDKSLVLIGLLLCIPVGLVVYALNADKPSGETFVGSTQVPSNALGNYTKELSSLIKTRMNQVTPMPRNGGVAIVSFKIDRSGQVSDTRVATTSGKQDVDVAALSTLYPGTILIPFPADVTQTSLSLTIPMRYSPRP